The [Pseudomonas] carboxydohydrogena genome includes a window with the following:
- a CDS encoding AEC family transporter yields the protein MLSALVVVFPVFALIFTGWLVRRLGVLGPQSTSELNRFVVYLALPALLFDVIAHAGWSDIWKPGFIGVFGLSSLIVFALAVALRYRKPRHLADAAIDGLNAGYANTGFMGFPLALLVLGQEAMAPTTISCIITVCVVFAVAIVLIEIGLQPQGKPHLVALKVARSLIRNPLLVAPVLGALVPITGVTIAEPLDHFVKLLAATAAPCALVTLGLFLAEKREGAGADKRAATLFVVLKLLVHPAIAWVLATQVFKLSPFLTHAAVLLAALPTGTGPFMLAELYRREAGITSTTILVSTILSIVTVSVYIAIAV from the coding sequence ATGCTGTCCGCACTTGTCGTTGTTTTTCCTGTCTTTGCGCTGATCTTCACGGGGTGGCTGGTGCGCCGCCTTGGCGTGCTGGGTCCGCAATCGACATCTGAGCTTAACCGCTTCGTGGTCTATCTCGCGCTGCCCGCGCTGCTGTTCGATGTGATCGCGCATGCGGGCTGGAGCGATATCTGGAAGCCCGGTTTCATCGGCGTGTTCGGATTGAGCAGCCTGATCGTGTTCGCGCTGGCGGTCGCGCTGCGTTATCGCAAGCCACGCCATCTGGCCGATGCCGCCATCGACGGGCTCAATGCGGGCTATGCCAATACGGGTTTCATGGGATTTCCGCTGGCGCTTCTGGTGCTCGGGCAGGAGGCGATGGCGCCGACCACGATCTCCTGCATCATCACCGTCTGCGTGGTGTTCGCCGTCGCCATCGTGCTGATCGAGATCGGGTTGCAGCCGCAAGGCAAGCCGCATCTGGTGGCGCTGAAGGTCGCTCGCTCGCTGATCCGCAATCCGCTGCTGGTGGCGCCGGTGCTCGGGGCGCTGGTTCCGATCACCGGCGTGACGATCGCGGAGCCGCTCGATCATTTCGTCAAGCTGCTGGCCGCGACGGCAGCGCCCTGCGCGCTGGTGACGCTCGGTTTGTTCCTCGCGGAAAAGCGTGAAGGCGCGGGAGCCGATAAGCGCGCGGCGACATTGTTCGTTGTGCTCAAATTGCTGGTTCACCCGGCGATCGCCTGGGTGCTGGCGACGCAGGTGTTCAAACTGTCGCCGTTCCTCACCCATGCGGCGGTGCTGCTGGCGGCGCTGCCGACCGGGACCGGCCCCTTCATGCTCGCGGAGTTGTACCGGCGCGAGGCCGGCATCACGTCCACCACCATTCTGGTCTCGACGATTTTGTCGATCGTGACGGTGTCGGTTTATATCGCGATCGCGGTGTAG
- a CDS encoding ABC transporter permease translates to MMNRILTAYVAFISALMILPITIVIAASINSAAYLSFPPAGFSTIWYKEVLTDPTWSGSLWLTLKIGIAVSLLSTALGVAAALGLRAVNSTWSGALQTFFLSPLMLPTVLIGLSLMQLYQSLGIRASVLTVTLGQLLIACPYVIRLVLASFSGIDPRLERAASILGANPIRVFWHVTFPLIRHGVLAGLLFSFIVSLDDVNIALFLSDVHTTPLPVQLFSYIEQNADSLGAAAASLLVLLACGAVFICDRLVGIEWLFGAKQRSA, encoded by the coding sequence ATGATGAATCGCATTCTCACGGCCTATGTGGCGTTCATATCGGCCCTGATGATTTTGCCGATCACGATCGTGATCGCGGCGTCGATCAACTCGGCGGCTTACCTCTCGTTTCCGCCTGCCGGTTTCAGCACCATCTGGTACAAGGAGGTGCTGACCGATCCGACCTGGAGCGGATCGCTGTGGCTGACGTTGAAGATCGGCATTGCCGTCTCGCTGCTATCGACCGCGCTCGGTGTCGCGGCGGCGCTTGGCCTGCGCGCGGTGAACAGTACGTGGTCCGGCGCGTTGCAGACCTTCTTCCTGTCGCCGTTGATGCTGCCGACCGTGCTGATCGGCTTGTCGCTGATGCAGCTTTACCAGTCGCTTGGCATCCGGGCCTCGGTCCTGACCGTCACCCTCGGTCAGCTTCTGATTGCATGCCCCTATGTGATCCGCCTTGTTCTCGCGAGCTTCAGCGGTATCGATCCGCGGCTGGAGCGGGCCGCGTCGATCCTGGGTGCCAATCCCATCCGTGTGTTCTGGCACGTGACGTTTCCGTTGATCCGGCACGGAGTGCTGGCAGGCCTGTTGTTCAGCTTCATCGTCTCGCTGGATGACGTAAATATCGCGCTGTTCCTCTCCGATGTTCATACCACGCCGCTGCCGGTGCAATTGTTCAGCTATATCGAGCAGAACGCGGACTCGCTGGGGGCTGCTGCGGCATCCCTGCTGGTTCTGCTGGCGTGCGGGGCGGTCTTCATCTGCGACCGGCTGGTCGGCATCGAGTGGCTGTTCGGCGCGAAGCAGCGCTCGGCCTAG
- a CDS encoding alpha/beta fold hydrolase: protein MNAIIKELGPSRFLDGFRDIDADLGNGITIHAAIAGHGPPLLLLHGHPHTHITWRKIAPRLARRFSVVAADLRGYGDSSKPASSASHIEYSKRAMAQDQIDLMRALGHSRFSVAGHDRGGRVAHRMALDHPGAVTRIALMDIAPTATMYALTDMEFARRYFWWFFLIQPEPLPERLIAADPEYFLRTHLDGQTKLAGATEPEAFAEYLRCYSDPESRHAICEDYRAAATIDLQHDAADADKRVTAPLLAIWGRRGTVGALYDVLATWRDKATHVEGGALDCGHTLQEELPDETFAELERFFLA from the coding sequence ATGAACGCCATCATCAAGGAACTCGGCCCCTCCCGCTTTCTCGATGGCTTCCGCGACATCGACGCCGACCTCGGCAACGGCATCACGATTCACGCGGCCATCGCAGGGCACGGCCCGCCTCTCCTGCTGCTGCACGGCCATCCGCACACGCACATCACCTGGCGCAAGATCGCGCCCCGGCTAGCCCGCCGCTTCAGCGTGGTCGCCGCCGACCTGCGCGGCTACGGCGACAGCAGCAAGCCCGCGAGTAGCGCCAGCCACATCGAATATTCAAAACGGGCGATGGCGCAGGACCAGATCGACCTGATGCGCGCGCTGGGACATTCGCGCTTCTCCGTCGCGGGCCATGACCGCGGCGGCCGCGTCGCGCACCGCATGGCGCTCGACCATCCCGGCGCGGTGACGCGCATCGCCCTGATGGACATCGCGCCGACCGCCACGATGTACGCGCTGACCGACATGGAATTCGCCCGGCGATATTTCTGGTGGTTCTTCCTGATCCAGCCCGAGCCGCTGCCGGAGCGGCTGATCGCCGCCGATCCCGAATATTTCCTGCGCACCCATCTCGACGGCCAAACGAAATTGGCCGGGGCGACCGAGCCCGAAGCCTTCGCCGAATATCTGCGCTGTTACAGCGATCCGGAGTCGCGCCATGCCATCTGCGAGGACTATCGCGCCGCCGCGACCATCGATCTGCAACACGACGCGGCGGATGCCGACAAGCGCGTGACCGCGCCATTGCTCGCCATCTGGGGCCGACGCGGCACCGTCGGCGCTCTCTATGATGTGCTTGCGACATGGCGCGACAAGGCCACCCATGTCGAGGGGGGCGCGCTCGATTGCGGCCACACCTTGCAGGAGGAACTGCCGGACGAAACGTTCGCGGAGTTGGAGAGATTCTTTTTGGCTTGA
- a CDS encoding MFS transporter, whose translation MDKSTPSSETDTGPAMTSAMTWTERGTSTYRRTSIALFLAGFVTFTLVYDVQPLLPEFAADFQVSAATSSLALSVTTAALAIAILCAGAGSEMFGRRGLMFASMCVASFLNIAQAIVPGWHALLILRALEGIVLGGVPAVAMAYLAEEIHPKGLGLTMGLYVGGTAFGGMAGRVLSGIIAEYTSWRWSLGVIGAIDLVMTFAFIMLLPPSRNFERQLKFDAGYHLQAWAGHLKHSGLPYLFAIGGLAMGAFVTIYNYAAFRLVGPPYELNQTQLGAIFAVYLFGIVASSTAGAMVDRVGRGPVLITGIAIMLAGIAATLLHPLFWVITGIALVTIGFFVSHSVASGWVGRMAANTKGHAASLYLLAYYTGSSIAGWVGGWFWAVEGWLAVAAFTGLLIAGALAAGIHLARTHPG comes from the coding sequence ATGGACAAATCGACGCCCAGTTCTGAAACCGATACCGGCCCGGCCATGACATCTGCGATGACATGGACCGAGCGCGGCACCAGCACGTATCGCCGAACCTCGATCGCGCTGTTCCTGGCAGGCTTCGTCACCTTCACGCTGGTCTATGACGTGCAGCCGCTGCTGCCGGAATTCGCCGCCGATTTTCAGGTCAGCGCCGCCACAAGCTCGCTCGCCCTGTCGGTGACGACCGCCGCGCTCGCCATCGCCATCCTGTGCGCGGGCGCGGGTTCCGAGATGTTCGGGCGGCGCGGCCTGATGTTCGCCTCGATGTGCGTCGCCTCGTTCCTGAACATCGCCCAGGCGATCGTGCCGGGCTGGCACGCCCTTCTTATCCTGCGCGCGCTGGAGGGAATCGTGCTCGGCGGCGTGCCCGCGGTGGCGATGGCCTACCTCGCCGAGGAGATCCATCCCAAGGGGCTTGGGCTGACGATGGGCCTTTATGTCGGCGGCACGGCGTTCGGCGGCATGGCGGGGCGCGTGCTCAGCGGCATCATCGCGGAATACACATCGTGGCGCTGGTCGCTCGGCGTCATCGGCGCCATCGACCTCGTGATGACATTCGCCTTCATCATGCTGCTGCCGCCGTCGCGCAATTTCGAGCGCCAGTTGAAATTCGACGCCGGCTATCATCTGCAAGCATGGGCAGGCCATCTGAAGCACTCCGGCCTGCCCTACCTGTTCGCCATCGGCGGCCTCGCGATGGGCGCTTTCGTCACGATCTACAATTACGCGGCCTTCCGGCTGGTCGGTCCGCCCTATGAACTCAACCAGACGCAACTCGGCGCGATCTTCGCGGTGTACCTGTTCGGCATCGTCGCCTCCTCGACAGCCGGTGCGATGGTGGATCGCGTGGGGCGCGGCCCTGTCCTCATCACCGGCATCGCCATCATGCTGGCGGGAATCGCCGCCACGCTCCTGCATCCCCTGTTCTGGGTGATTACAGGCATCGCGCTCGTCACCATCGGGTTTTTCGTCTCCCATTCCGTCGCAAGCGGCTGGGTCGGACGCATGGCCGCCAACACCAAGGGGCACGCTGCGTCGCTGTATCTTCTGGCGTACTACACGGGATCGAGCATCGCCGGTTGGGTGGGCGGATGGTTCTGGGCCGTCGAGGGCTGGCTCGCGGTCGCGGCATTTACCGGGCTGCTGATCGCGGGCGCGCTCGCCGCAGGGATTCATCTGGCGCGGACGCATCCCGGCTAA
- a CDS encoding LysR family transcriptional regulator has product MIDKLEFLIALAGERHFGRAAEISHVSQPTLSAAIKQLEDSFGTLLVNRGSRFQGFTPEGERVLAWARRIVGDARAMREDIETVKYGLSGHVRLAAIPTALAMTAALTTPFRARHPGVRFTILSRTSIEILRMLENLEIDAGLTYLDNEPLGKLDREPLYLEQYRLLTSPDSELGDRKTVTWAEVGKIPLCLLTPDMQNRRIIDQMLFKAGVTVSTTLESNSMIVLYAHVRSGRWASIMPALLAETLGLTDRVRAIPIVEPENVHSIGLVTVHRDPMSPLTAALLDMARHLHGTLPAPV; this is encoded by the coding sequence ATGATCGACAAGCTCGAATTCCTGATTGCGCTTGCCGGTGAGCGGCATTTCGGCCGCGCCGCCGAGATCAGCCATGTCAGCCAGCCGACCCTTTCAGCGGCGATCAAGCAGCTCGAGGATTCCTTCGGCACGCTGCTCGTGAATCGCGGCTCGCGTTTTCAGGGCTTCACTCCGGAAGGCGAGCGGGTGCTGGCATGGGCGCGCCGGATCGTCGGCGACGCGCGCGCGATGCGCGAGGACATCGAGACCGTCAAGTACGGCCTGAGCGGCCATGTGCGGCTGGCGGCGATCCCGACCGCGCTGGCGATGACAGCGGCGCTGACCACGCCGTTCCGCGCCCGCCATCCGGGCGTGAGATTCACCATCCTGTCGCGCACCTCGATCGAGATCCTGCGGATGCTGGAAAATCTGGAGATCGATGCCGGGCTGACCTATCTCGACAACGAACCGCTCGGGAAGCTCGACCGCGAGCCTTTATATCTGGAGCAGTACCGGCTGCTGACCTCGCCGGACAGCGAACTCGGCGACCGGAAGACGGTCACCTGGGCGGAGGTCGGCAAGATTCCGCTGTGCCTGCTGACGCCCGACATGCAGAACCGCCGGATCATCGACCAGATGCTGTTCAAGGCCGGGGTGACGGTGTCCACCACGCTCGAATCCAACTCGATGATCGTTCTCTATGCCCATGTCCGTTCCGGGCGCTGGGCGAGCATCATGCCGGCGCTTCTGGCCGAGACACTTGGTCTCACCGATCGGGTTCGCGCGATTCCGATCGTGGAGCCGGAGAATGTCCATTCGATCGGTTTGGTCACGGTCCACCGTGACCCGATGAGTCCTCTCACCGCGGCCTTGCTCGACATGGCCCGGCATCTGCACGGCACATTGCCGGCACCGGTATGA
- a CDS encoding TAXI family TRAP transporter solute-binding subunit, with amino-acid sequence MKAYFIPFWLRLTIVISVVCVVIGGVLAAYRIYMRPTVLTVAVGSLDGETNKIASLLAGHIAASNTASVHLKIVNEPDILAAANEFREGKADLAVVRADTENLPNARTVARVARAAAVIVAPAGSNYTKFRELAGKTIGVVGAEINSGLVTALSSEYDAARLKIAFKNVSINEARLAVTSHEVAALLMVLPIARRYIAYIDKIFQNDSGLAPNILSIDGAEAIANTERAYNVFVVPQGSLQGSPQIPPDNRITLATNVYLVARANLDPDLVANLTREIMIAKRDLGIEQPALAQIVAPELDSAAYIPVHPGAAEYYNNTQRDWLDKYANWIFLLPIVFGIGATTFAATWKFLEFENDRFQETLMAANYHLPRRIRGATSETELQQIEDEIDSLLHAHLTHAHSGKESDSSMLVLHAAAQRLDNLIHHQRSRIAMGNSIVKVA; translated from the coding sequence ATGAAGGCCTATTTCATCCCGTTCTGGTTGCGGCTCACCATCGTCATCAGCGTCGTCTGCGTCGTGATCGGCGGCGTACTGGCTGCATATCGAATCTATATGCGCCCAACCGTCCTGACCGTCGCCGTCGGCTCTCTGGACGGAGAAACGAACAAGATCGCCTCGCTCCTCGCGGGGCATATCGCGGCCAGCAATACAGCCTCGGTTCATCTCAAGATCGTCAACGAACCGGACATTCTCGCAGCGGCGAATGAGTTTCGCGAAGGCAAAGCCGACCTTGCGGTTGTCCGGGCCGACACCGAAAACCTCCCGAATGCCAGAACCGTCGCGCGGGTCGCCCGCGCCGCCGCCGTGATCGTAGCGCCGGCAGGATCGAATTATACAAAGTTCAGGGAGCTCGCCGGCAAAACCATCGGTGTGGTGGGCGCCGAGATCAATAGCGGCCTGGTGACGGCATTATCCAGTGAATACGACGCCGCCCGTTTGAAAATCGCGTTCAAGAATGTTTCGATCAACGAAGCCCGGCTGGCCGTCACTTCGCATGAGGTCGCCGCGCTTCTGATGGTGCTCCCGATCGCGCGGCGCTACATCGCTTACATCGACAAGATTTTCCAGAACGACTCAGGCCTCGCGCCCAACATTCTCTCGATCGATGGAGCCGAGGCGATCGCGAACACCGAACGCGCCTACAACGTCTTCGTCGTGCCGCAAGGCTCGCTTCAGGGTTCGCCGCAAATTCCACCCGATAACCGGATTACACTCGCCACGAACGTCTACCTCGTCGCGCGGGCCAATCTCGATCCGGATCTCGTCGCCAACCTTACCCGCGAAATCATGATCGCGAAGCGCGACCTTGGCATCGAACAACCCGCTCTTGCCCAGATCGTCGCGCCCGAACTCGATTCAGCCGCCTATATTCCCGTCCATCCCGGCGCCGCGGAATATTACAACAACACCCAAAGGGATTGGCTCGACAAATACGCGAACTGGATTTTCCTGCTGCCGATTGTTTTCGGTATCGGCGCCACGACATTTGCCGCAACGTGGAAATTTCTCGAATTCGAGAACGATCGCTTTCAGGAAACCCTGATGGCCGCGAACTATCATTTGCCCAGGAGGATTCGCGGCGCGACCTCTGAAACAGAACTGCAACAAATCGAAGACGAAATCGATTCCCTGCTCCACGCGCATTTGACGCATGCGCATTCTGGCAAGGAATCCGATTCCAGCATGCTTGTTCTGCATGCGGCCGCGCAGCGGCTGGATAATCTGATCCATCACCAGCGCAGCCGCATTGCAATGGGCAACTCGATTGTAAAAGTGGCCTAG
- a CDS encoding 2-dehydropantoate 2-reductase translates to MKVCIYGAGAIGGYVGVLMKLAGADVSLVARGAHLKAIRDNGLKLHIGGEEKHAKMTATADPAELGHQDYVIVALKAHQAWEVADQMKPLLGPNTAVVTAQNGLPWWYFHGFEGQYADRRIESVDPGSRQWNAIGPERVIGCTVYPAAEVEAPGVIHHISGDKFGLGEPKRNVTERAQKLSQLFERAGLKAPILPEIRNDIWLKLWGNLCFNPISALTHATLDVVATDPGTRELSRNMMEEAERIARRIGVHFRVDIERRINGAARVGAHRTSMLQDVDKNRPIELDALLTSVQELGRLTEVPTPHINAVLALAKQMGRVKGIYPTFPEEKVVEVDD, encoded by the coding sequence ATGAAGGTTTGTATCTACGGCGCGGGAGCGATCGGTGGCTATGTTGGCGTCTTGATGAAGCTCGCCGGTGCGGATGTATCGCTGGTTGCGCGCGGCGCTCATTTGAAAGCGATCAGGGACAACGGTCTCAAGCTTCACATCGGCGGCGAGGAAAAGCACGCCAAGATGACGGCGACCGCCGACCCCGCCGAGCTTGGCCATCAGGATTATGTCATCGTCGCCCTGAAAGCGCATCAGGCCTGGGAAGTGGCCGACCAGATGAAGCCGTTGCTGGGTCCGAACACGGCGGTCGTGACCGCGCAGAACGGCCTGCCATGGTGGTACTTCCACGGCTTCGAGGGTCAGTATGCCGACCGGCGCATCGAGAGCGTCGATCCGGGATCGCGGCAATGGAATGCGATCGGGCCGGAGCGCGTCATCGGCTGCACGGTGTATCCTGCGGCGGAAGTCGAGGCGCCGGGCGTGATCCATCACATTTCGGGCGACAAGTTCGGACTCGGCGAGCCGAAGCGGAACGTGACCGAGCGCGCGCAGAAACTGTCGCAACTATTCGAGCGCGCGGGGCTGAAGGCGCCGATCCTGCCCGAGATCCGGAATGACATCTGGCTGAAGCTGTGGGGCAACCTCTGCTTCAATCCGATTTCGGCGCTGACTCATGCCACGCTCGATGTGGTCGCCACCGATCCCGGCACGCGCGAACTCTCCCGCAACATGATGGAAGAGGCCGAGCGCATCGCGCGCCGCATCGGCGTGCATTTCCGGGTGGATATCGAACGGCGCATCAATGGGGCGGCGCGTGTCGGCGCTCACCGCACCTCGATGTTGCAGGATGTCGACAAGAACCGGCCGATCGAACTCGACGCGCTGCTGACCTCGGTGCAGGAGCTGGGCCGTCTCACCGAAGTGCCGACTCCGCACATCAATGCCGTGCTGGCGCTCGCCAAGCAGATGGGGCGGGTGAAGGGCATCTACCCGACCTTCCCGGAGGAAAAGGTGGTCGAGGTCGATGACTGA
- a CDS encoding acyl-CoA thioesterase, giving the protein MSNRGSSHHPQAQTDASASGETRLLEVVFPEHSNHYGTLFAGNALSLMAKAAYIAGARRAGRNVVMATAEKVDFLEPVKVGELIEIVARVARAGTSSMTVAVEIIREDLASKQHRTAMRGQFEMVAVNEQGRPVRIDPE; this is encoded by the coding sequence ATGAGCAACCGGGGTTCCAGCCACCATCCGCAAGCGCAAACCGACGCGTCCGCCTCGGGCGAGACCCGTCTGTTGGAAGTGGTTTTTCCCGAGCATTCCAATCATTACGGCACCCTGTTCGCGGGCAACGCGCTGAGCCTGATGGCGAAGGCGGCGTATATCGCTGGCGCGCGCCGCGCCGGGCGCAACGTGGTGATGGCGACGGCGGAGAAGGTGGATTTTCTCGAGCCGGTCAAGGTCGGGGAATTGATCGAGATCGTCGCGCGCGTCGCGCGCGCTGGTACAAGCTCGATGACGGTCGCCGTCGAAATCATTCGCGAGGATCTCGCAAGCAAGCAGCATCGGACAGCGATGCGCGGGCAGTTCGAGATGGTCGCGGTCAACGAGCAGGGACGCCCTGTCAGGATCGATCCCGAATAA
- a CDS encoding GGDEF domain-containing protein — translation MLDYNSLLIALSFCSAGLAFTFFVSWFVSRSDSVLMTWGAGVACLFVSLLFYRDFVVEFSPAGGVLAFSGLLIGLTLFLGAGRQFRNGTLPVRAMVLTAAISIAAMAAPMLLGYDGISYIVLNIAAAGIMLATGLDYWRWREESPTLILLLSMMYILTAFSFVLCAVVLVYNGHWIMHRAPDGWAENINLAMCLTSIGGMGALSLGLNQVRQTRHHQRQAETDSLTGLFNRRALFDRSQRFSSPVSIVIFDLDYFKRINDVHGHQVGDTVLQTFGSLLAANVRENDLAARLGGEEFAIILSGTEAEAAARIAERIRDGFAAQQFISASGNFTCTLSAGISTCDHDDPDIVTLLRQADMALYDAKRSGRNRVLLYSEETSLAPSDADWTARAPVKSESVIKLRQ, via the coding sequence GTGCTCGATTACAATTCACTTCTGATCGCGCTGAGCTTTTGCAGCGCGGGTCTGGCCTTCACGTTTTTCGTGAGCTGGTTCGTGTCGCGCTCGGACAGCGTGCTGATGACATGGGGCGCAGGCGTCGCGTGCCTGTTCGTGAGTCTGCTGTTCTACCGCGATTTTGTCGTGGAATTCTCACCGGCAGGCGGAGTGCTGGCGTTTTCGGGATTGCTGATCGGTCTGACGCTGTTTTTGGGCGCGGGTCGGCAATTCCGCAACGGCACGCTTCCGGTCCGGGCGATGGTGCTGACCGCCGCTATATCCATCGCAGCGATGGCAGCGCCGATGCTGCTTGGTTATGACGGCATTTCATACATCGTTCTGAATATCGCCGCCGCGGGGATCATGCTGGCCACGGGTCTCGATTATTGGCGCTGGCGAGAGGAATCGCCGACACTCATTCTTCTCCTGTCGATGATGTACATTCTCACGGCTTTCTCTTTCGTGCTTTGCGCGGTCGTGCTGGTTTATAACGGCCACTGGATCATGCATCGCGCGCCCGATGGATGGGCGGAGAACATCAATCTGGCGATGTGCCTCACAAGCATCGGCGGCATGGGCGCGCTGTCGCTCGGTCTCAATCAGGTGCGGCAGACGCGGCATCATCAGCGTCAGGCCGAGACGGATTCCCTGACCGGTCTGTTCAACCGCCGCGCGCTGTTCGATCGCAGCCAGCGCTTCTCGTCTCCCGTTTCGATCGTGATTTTCGATCTCGATTATTTCAAGCGCATCAACGATGTTCACGGCCATCAGGTCGGTGACACTGTGTTGCAGACGTTCGGTAGCCTGCTGGCGGCCAATGTGAGGGAAAACGATCTCGCGGCCCGGCTAGGCGGCGAGGAATTCGCGATTATATTGTCCGGCACCGAGGCGGAGGCGGCGGCGCGGATCGCCGAGCGTATCCGCGATGGGTTCGCCGCGCAGCAGTTCATTTCGGCTTCCGGAAATTTCACCTGTACGCTCAGCGCCGGAATTTCCACCTGCGACCATGACGATCCTGATATCGTGACGCTGTTGCGGCAGGCGGATATGGCGCTCTACGACGCCAAGCGTTCGGGGCGCAACCGCGTGCTGCTGTATTCCGAGGAAACGAGTCTTGCGCCCTCGGATGCGGACTGGACGGCGCGCGCGCCCGTGAAATCCGAGAGCGTCATCAAGCTGCGTCAGTGA
- a CDS encoding MmgE/PrpD family protein, with the protein MKNHSVRTYKSAEHLERADQLAWKIAEVAADPVAVEPAVTEMIGNRIIDNASVAAASLARRPVASARAQAQAHPFAPGATIFGLASDKRVSPEWAAWANGVAVRELDFHDTFLAADYSHPGDNIPPILAVAQHTGLTGADLVRGLATGYEIQVNLVKGICLHEHKIDHIAHLGPSVAAGIGTLLKLPAETIYQAVQQALHVTTTTRQSRKGEISSWKAYAPAFAGKMAIEAVDRVMRGEGAPSPAWEGEDGFIAWLLSGPKAEYVVPLPEKGEPKRAILETYTKEHSAEYQSQALIDLARRMGPKIGDLSKVKSIVIHTSHHTHYVIGTGANDPQKMDPKASRETLDHSIMYIFAVALEDGGWHHEKSYAPERAQRKDTVALWHKISTVEDKEWTRRYHSQDPKEKAFGGKVVVTLNDGKVIEDELAIADANPLGARPFTRPDYIKKFRTLAEGIVPAAEQDRFIAAVEQLPSLKDLSQLSFTVEAARLGAPSHHGIFDWRAK; encoded by the coding sequence GTGAAGAACCACTCCGTCCGTACCTACAAGTCCGCCGAACATCTCGAGCGCGCCGACCAGTTGGCCTGGAAGATCGCCGAAGTCGCCGCCGATCCGGTCGCGGTCGAGCCCGCCGTGACGGAGATGATCGGCAACCGCATCATCGACAACGCGTCGGTCGCTGCGGCATCGCTGGCGCGGCGTCCGGTGGCGAGCGCGCGGGCGCAGGCTCAGGCGCATCCGTTTGCGCCCGGCGCCACGATCTTCGGTCTTGCGAGCGACAAGCGCGTGTCGCCGGAATGGGCGGCGTGGGCGAACGGCGTCGCGGTGCGCGAACTCGATTTCCACGACACGTTCCTCGCCGCCGACTACTCGCATCCCGGCGACAACATTCCGCCGATCCTCGCGGTTGCGCAGCACACCGGCCTCACCGGCGCGGACCTCGTGCGCGGCCTTGCCACCGGCTATGAAATTCAGGTCAACCTTGTGAAGGGCATCTGCCTGCATGAGCACAAGATCGACCACATCGCCCATCTCGGTCCTTCTGTTGCGGCGGGCATCGGCACGCTGTTGAAGCTGCCGGCCGAGACGATCTATCAGGCCGTGCAGCAGGCGCTGCATGTCACCACCACCACGCGGCAGTCGCGCAAGGGCGAGATTTCGAGCTGGAAGGCCTATGCGCCTGCGTTCGCGGGCAAGATGGCAATCGAGGCCGTGGACCGCGTGATGCGCGGCGAGGGCGCGCCGTCGCCCGCATGGGAAGGCGAGGACGGTTTCATCGCCTGGCTGCTGTCCGGCCCGAAGGCGGAATATGTCGTGCCGCTGCCGGAAAAGGGCGAGCCCAAGCGCGCCATTCTCGAGACCTACACCAAGGAGCATTCCGCCGAGTATCAGAGCCAGGCGCTGATCGATCTCGCCCGCCGGATGGGTCCGAAGATCGGCGATCTGTCGAAGGTCAAGAGCATCGTCATCCACACCAGCCATCACACCCATTATGTGATCGGCACCGGCGCCAACGATCCGCAGAAGATGGACCCGAAGGCGAGCCGCGAAACGCTCGACCATTCCATCATGTACATCTTCGCCGTCGCACTCGAGGACGGCGGCTGGCATCACGAGAAGTCCTATGCGCCCGAGCGCGCGCAGCGCAAGGATACCGTGGCGCTGTGGCACAAGATCTCGACCGTCGAGGACAAGGAGTGGACGCGCCGCTACCACAGCCAGGACCCGAAGGAGAAGGCGTTCGGCGGCAAGGTCGTCGTCACGCTCAATGACGGCAAGGTGATCGAGGACGAACTCGCGATCGCCGACGCCAACCCGCTCGGCGCGCGTCCGTTCACGCGGCCGGACTACATCAAGAAATTCCGCACGCTGGCGGAAGGCATCGTGCCGGCGGCGGAGCAGGATCGCTTCATCGCGGCGGTCGAGCAGTTGCCGTCGCTGAAGGATTTGTCGCAACTGTCGTTCACCGTCGAGGCGGCGCGGCTTGGTGCGCCGTCGCATCACGGCATTTTCGACTGGCGCGCGAAGTAA